One genomic segment of Bifidobacterium breve DSM 20213 = JCM 1192 includes these proteins:
- a CDS encoding phage holin family protein yields the protein MRSFLTSWLIMTIAAAVMVAVIPGMTPVGEPPILGIAAFALFMALINASIKPIVHLVSLPFAILSLGLVTLIINWLFMRLASWLAVSLFGVGVFVHGFRWSVLGSLVLTIVSSIVGAIIDQ from the coding sequence ATGAGAAGTTTCTTGACCAGTTGGCTGATTATGACCATTGCCGCTGCCGTTATGGTTGCGGTGATTCCCGGCATGACCCCGGTAGGGGAGCCTCCGATTCTCGGCATCGCCGCATTCGCCTTATTCATGGCGTTAATCAATGCTTCCATCAAGCCGATTGTGCATTTGGTGTCGTTGCCATTCGCGATTCTCTCGCTTGGATTGGTCACCTTGATTATCAACTGGCTGTTTATGCGCCTAGCCAGTTGGCTGGCCGTCAGCCTCTTCGGTGTCGGTGTCTTTGTACACGGCTTCCGGTGGTCCGTGCTCGGCTCTCTGGTCTTGACCATCGTCTCCAGCATCGTTGGCGCCATCATCGATCAGTAA
- a CDS encoding response regulator: MATIFIVDDGQAIGEMLSLVLENKGFHTVTCMDGLRAVDVPHGQAGLDIA, translated from the coding sequence ATGGCGACCATCTTCATTGTGGACGACGGTCAGGCCATTGGCGAGATGCTGAGCTTGGTATTGGAAAACAAAGGATTCCATACCGTTACCTGCATGGACGGACTGCGTGCGGTAGATGTTCCCCACGGTCAAGCCGGACTTGATATTGCTTGA
- a CDS encoding ECF transporter S component — translation MSISSRIRMQAIRSVAPQAEGAGSGSTSTSSSTKLGSHATGVADSGRWSTRRIAMYALFVALAMVTSFIEFPITPVTWLKYDPSGIVCLIAGFAYGPAAAAIVSVLGFVPHMFANPWGSLMAVLVALFLSVPAAFIYRKIRTRKGAAIGILVGAVLAIVVALVGNLIVTPIYAHMTYQAVAAMILPILLPFNLAKMAIHAVITFLIYKPVSNLLSKQQ, via the coding sequence ATGAGCATATCTTCGCGTATCCGCATGCAAGCAATCCGTTCCGTGGCGCCGCAGGCTGAAGGTGCAGGCTCCGGCTCAACCAGCACGTCTTCCAGCACCAAACTCGGCTCACACGCCACCGGCGTGGCCGATTCGGGACGCTGGTCCACACGCCGCATTGCCATGTATGCATTGTTCGTAGCGCTGGCGATGGTGACCAGCTTCATCGAATTCCCGATCACGCCGGTCACATGGCTCAAGTACGACCCGTCCGGCATCGTATGCCTGATTGCCGGATTCGCTTATGGACCGGCAGCCGCCGCGATTGTGTCCGTGCTGGGCTTCGTGCCTCATATGTTCGCCAACCCGTGGGGTTCGCTGATGGCAGTGCTGGTGGCACTGTTCCTGTCGGTTCCTGCCGCGTTCATCTACCGCAAGATTCGCACGCGCAAGGGTGCCGCCATCGGCATTCTGGTGGGTGCGGTTCTGGCTATCGTGGTGGCGCTGGTGGGCAACCTCATCGTCACGCCGATCTACGCGCACATGACCTATCAGGCAGTGGCCGCGATGATTCTGCCGATCCTGCTGCCGTTCAATCTGGCCAAGATGGCAATTCACGCCGTAATCACGTTCCTGATCTACAAGCCGGTCTCCAACCTGCTTTCCAAGCAGCAGTGA
- a CDS encoding MFS transporter translates to MPEQHSDNEKIPVRLIGAIVAVGSLAFIGILTETVMTVLFPALMREFHVDTATVQWITTIYLLSVAATMPISSFLKRRFTLKTIFLAAVILAIIGSLIMIFAQAFPLLIVARIIQGIGSGVATPLMINIILEQSPRTKIGRLMGVGSLVITVAPAIGPTVGGAVTTVLPWRAIFVIAIPLVLLAAVIGLKCIEQKTPTEAAYLDPVQLGSIILALVGLVLALNQGGVAVSAAVAGGSVAHSGAIAIISLIVGVGMLIVFALTSKRAFSPLLRLGILKDPAVLLHACAYLLLPLVAIGYGYVITNVSQLSLGATAFVAGSLVLPGALIGAVCAPLGGWFYDKFGAVKPILIPIGIAIVGPVLMLIFSMRLTPVLLAGFYFIFGLFYAVGNANVMTSGLSEVSPEFKPDGNAIFNTCLQFGGAAGTALFSTILSVAQAGAGEEGTAEFAHATAVGGAWTFAAMTIICLIGWGCLAAAFHIRTARKRVQ, encoded by the coding sequence ATGCCTGAGCAGCATAGTGATAATGAGAAGATTCCGGTCCGTCTGATCGGCGCGATTGTGGCCGTCGGTTCACTTGCCTTCATCGGCATTCTGACCGAAACGGTAATGACCGTGCTCTTCCCCGCCTTGATGCGCGAGTTCCATGTGGACACAGCCACCGTCCAATGGATTACCACGATTTACCTCTTGTCCGTGGCTGCCACGATGCCAATCAGCTCGTTCCTGAAACGACGTTTCACGTTGAAAACCATTTTCCTCGCCGCGGTGATTCTGGCAATCATCGGTTCACTGATCATGATTTTCGCCCAAGCCTTCCCGCTGCTGATAGTGGCACGTATCATTCAGGGCATCGGATCGGGTGTCGCCACCCCGTTGATGATCAACATTATTCTTGAGCAGTCTCCCCGAACGAAAATCGGCCGTCTTATGGGTGTTGGCTCGTTGGTCATCACAGTGGCCCCGGCCATCGGCCCGACCGTCGGCGGCGCAGTGACCACCGTGCTGCCATGGCGTGCGATTTTCGTCATCGCAATTCCGCTGGTACTTCTCGCGGCCGTTATCGGGCTCAAATGCATCGAGCAAAAGACGCCGACCGAAGCGGCATATCTTGATCCGGTCCAGTTGGGCTCCATTATTCTCGCCTTGGTCGGTCTGGTACTGGCGCTGAATCAAGGCGGCGTGGCCGTCAGCGCGGCTGTGGCCGGAGGTTCCGTCGCACATTCTGGTGCAATCGCCATTATCAGCCTGATCGTTGGCGTTGGCATGTTGATTGTGTTCGCCCTGACTTCCAAGCGGGCGTTCTCTCCTCTGCTGCGTCTGGGTATTTTAAAAGATCCGGCCGTCCTGCTTCATGCCTGCGCCTATTTGCTGCTGCCGCTCGTCGCCATCGGCTACGGCTATGTCATTACCAACGTCTCGCAGCTTTCGCTGGGCGCCACAGCGTTTGTGGCCGGCTCTCTCGTGCTGCCCGGTGCACTGATTGGCGCGGTCTGCGCCCCGCTCGGCGGCTGGTTCTATGACAAGTTCGGCGCGGTCAAACCGATTCTGATTCCGATTGGCATTGCCATTGTGGGCCCTGTGCTGATGCTGATTTTCTCAATGCGGCTTACGCCTGTGCTGCTGGCTGGATTCTATTTCATTTTCGGCTTGTTCTATGCCGTGGGTAACGCGAACGTTATGACCAGCGGCTTGTCTGAAGTCTCCCCCGAATTCAAGCCGGACGGCAATGCCATTTTCAATACGTGCCTTCAGTTTGGCGGCGCCGCCGGCACCGCATTGTTCTCCACGATTCTTTCCGTGGCCCAGGCCGGCGCAGGAGAAGAAGGCACCGCTGAGTTTGCTCACGCCACAGCCGTCGGCGGCGCTTGGACATTTGCTGCAATGACCATCATCTGTCTGATTGGCTGGGGCTGCTTGGCAGCCGCGTTCCATATTCGCACGGCTCGTAAACGTGTACAGTAA
- a CDS encoding energy-coupling factor transporter ATPase: protein MAESTHNPAYGHAAELKNIRFSYDRGNSWALDGVSLTVRAGERICLVGPNGSGKSTFARLIAGLAAPDGGDITLLGHRTYADALPNADEYRAARRGIGVVFQNPEDQLVTTVLEDDVAFGPENLGIERSHIGERIDDSLKSVGLVSFRQSDPTRMSGGQQQRAAIAGMLAMSPAMLVLDEPTAMLDESARAEVIRILDDLQAQGTTIVHVTHHQDETVHADRIVHMESGQIVGIEAVSARPQTIANHPSPDKPHQPGRDVAFPLLSDASNDDATDPIIRVSHVTYRYPSAKHATINDLSFTIARGQTVALMGANGSGKSTLIRLLCALATPRSGSIDIANVPVATSTGTGTRSKSATRQQLVQLRRHVGYVMQHPEHQLFADTVAEDVAYGPRNQGLAETAVADRVHEALELLHIGHLADRSPFDLSGGQQRLAAIAGVIACNPDVLIMDEPTASLDTQAKERIHELLRTLKQQGVTVLLITHDRAEAEALADRVVRMPNAAEQPDSPASDALTNSNTEASASNTTSASAGAAFSVIHRLDPRVKMVGFLAAMFTMFAVNTPVQLVLGLMVTLAVIAAARLNPLWVLKSIHPLLMLMLLMGIVNLFVVRTGTPVVAFGPLSITDQGVTIAVLYTCRFMLVIILGTVFLTTTTPTAMTDAFAALIKPLNRLGVHAQEIALVMSLALRFIPTLTDETRAIIDAQSARGGSIETGSLGQRIKAMSAIIVPTFAGTLRHADNLSLALDARCYEEGIHRTHWRALSIAGRDIVFAALVIAYIASIILL, encoded by the coding sequence ATGGCCGAATCCACCCATAACCCCGCCTATGGCCACGCTGCCGAGCTGAAGAATATCCGTTTCAGCTACGACCGTGGCAACTCCTGGGCTTTGGATGGCGTGTCATTGACCGTTCGGGCCGGCGAGCGCATTTGTCTGGTCGGCCCGAACGGATCCGGCAAATCTACTTTTGCCCGGCTGATTGCCGGGCTGGCCGCGCCCGACGGCGGCGACATCACGTTGTTGGGGCATCGCACCTACGCCGATGCCCTGCCGAATGCCGACGAATATCGTGCGGCCCGGCGTGGCATCGGCGTGGTGTTCCAGAATCCGGAGGATCAGCTGGTCACTACCGTGCTGGAAGATGATGTGGCGTTTGGACCGGAAAATCTGGGCATTGAACGCAGCCACATCGGAGAGCGCATCGATGATTCTCTAAAATCGGTTGGATTGGTGTCCTTCCGCCAGTCCGATCCAACTCGTATGAGTGGAGGCCAACAGCAACGCGCCGCCATTGCCGGCATGCTGGCCATGAGTCCGGCCATGCTGGTGCTGGATGAGCCGACCGCCATGTTGGACGAGTCGGCGCGCGCCGAAGTGATACGTATTCTCGATGATCTGCAGGCGCAAGGCACCACCATCGTGCATGTCACACATCATCAGGATGAGACTGTGCACGCTGACCGCATTGTGCATATGGAATCCGGGCAGATCGTTGGTATCGAAGCGGTCAGCGCTCGGCCGCAAACCATTGCCAACCATCCTTCACCCGACAAGCCCCACCAGCCGGGGCGGGATGTGGCATTCCCCTTACTCTCGGATGCTTCAAACGACGACGCCACAGACCCCATCATCCGGGTTTCGCATGTGACATATCGATATCCCTCGGCCAAGCATGCGACCATCAACGACCTGTCGTTCACTATCGCGCGCGGCCAGACCGTAGCATTGATGGGCGCGAACGGCTCGGGCAAATCTACTTTGATTCGACTGCTCTGCGCTTTGGCCACACCGAGATCCGGCAGTATCGACATAGCCAACGTGCCTGTGGCAACATCCACAGGCACCGGTACACGTTCCAAATCCGCAACGCGGCAGCAGCTTGTGCAGCTTCGCCGTCATGTGGGTTATGTGATGCAGCATCCCGAACATCAGCTTTTTGCGGATACCGTGGCTGAAGATGTGGCCTATGGCCCGCGCAATCAGGGACTGGCAGAAACCGCAGTCGCCGACCGTGTTCACGAAGCACTGGAACTGCTGCACATCGGGCACCTTGCCGACCGCTCCCCTTTCGACTTATCAGGTGGACAGCAGCGTCTTGCGGCCATTGCTGGCGTTATTGCCTGCAATCCTGATGTGCTCATTATGGATGAGCCGACCGCCAGTCTGGATACGCAGGCCAAAGAGCGCATCCATGAACTGCTGCGCACCTTGAAGCAGCAAGGCGTAACCGTGTTGCTCATTACCCACGACCGAGCGGAGGCCGAGGCCCTTGCTGACCGCGTGGTGCGTATGCCGAATGCGGCGGAGCAACCGGATTCTCCGGCAAGCGATGCCCTGACTAACTCCAATACAGAAGCCTCGGCATCCAACACGACCTCCGCCTCTGCCGGTGCCGCTTTCTCGGTGATTCACCGACTTGATCCGCGCGTGAAAATGGTGGGATTCCTGGCCGCCATGTTCACCATGTTCGCTGTGAATACGCCAGTGCAACTTGTCTTGGGTCTCATGGTGACACTTGCCGTAATCGCAGCTGCCCGACTGAACCCATTATGGGTGCTCAAATCCATTCATCCGCTGCTGATGTTGATGCTGCTTATGGGCATCGTCAACCTGTTTGTGGTGCGCACCGGCACCCCAGTGGTGGCGTTTGGCCCATTAAGCATCACCGATCAGGGCGTGACCATCGCCGTGCTGTATACCTGTCGTTTCATGCTGGTCATCATTTTGGGCACGGTGTTTTTGACCACGACCACACCCACCGCCATGACCGATGCATTCGCCGCACTGATCAAACCACTGAACAGGCTTGGCGTCCACGCTCAGGAGATTGCGTTGGTGATGAGCTTGGCCCTGCGATTCATTCCAACATTGACCGACGAGACCCGAGCCATTATCGATGCCCAATCCGCCCGTGGAGGCTCCATCGAAACCGGTTCTCTGGGACAACGAATCAAAGCCATGAGCGCGATCATCGTACCCACCTTTGCCGGAACATTACGTCATGCGGATAACCTCAGTCTGGCTTTGGATGCCCGCTGCTATGAGGAGGGCATTCATCGTACGCATTGGCGCGCATTGTCCATTGCTGGCCGCGATATCGTATTCGCCGCGCTCGTCATCGCATACATTGCCTCCATTATCCTGCTCTGA
- a CDS encoding glycosyltransferase family 2 protein, whose protein sequence is MAEVKNPNTTIDKLALIVTTYKRQQLLEVLFDSILALEQAPWRIVIVDNEQSKQTADMVAGFAGKVTGQWGTTVADQSGNEERVVYAPQSENLGGAGGFSAGVAKAYELGAAWFWVMDDDVAVLPDAIAKLAKWTDKHEVIQGSRFDYDGGPFYWQYDFIVPLGIPNPIAPAAFGPAKYRVMNTLCFEGGLFSRRVVSEIGLPDPRFFIYWDDTIYGYRASKVTNPIVVPDVVLRRTREIGNWDIAGMRQLNSTSDMNRYHIMRNRGYMARYFMVYGDFRPMLFALGTVLTAIKEVIRLVMVDREHVKTGLVQIVKGWWDSRKLMHDPDWKPMPPLK, encoded by the coding sequence ATGGCTGAAGTGAAGAATCCCAATACCACTATCGACAAACTGGCATTGATCGTCACCACATACAAGCGTCAGCAACTGCTTGAAGTGCTGTTCGATTCAATTCTGGCACTGGAGCAGGCGCCGTGGCGCATTGTCATTGTGGACAATGAGCAGTCCAAGCAAACCGCGGATATGGTTGCTGGTTTTGCCGGCAAGGTGACCGGTCAGTGGGGCACTACCGTGGCCGATCAATCAGGCAATGAGGAGCGTGTGGTCTATGCGCCGCAGTCCGAGAATCTCGGCGGTGCTGGCGGTTTCTCCGCTGGCGTGGCCAAGGCATATGAGCTGGGTGCCGCATGGTTCTGGGTGATGGACGATGATGTGGCCGTGCTGCCCGATGCCATCGCCAAGCTTGCCAAGTGGACTGATAAGCATGAGGTGATTCAGGGCTCCCGTTTCGATTACGATGGCGGCCCGTTCTACTGGCAGTATGACTTCATTGTGCCGCTGGGCATTCCGAATCCGATTGCCCCTGCCGCGTTCGGCCCTGCCAAATACCGTGTAATGAACACCCTGTGCTTTGAAGGCGGTCTGTTCAGTCGCCGCGTGGTGAGCGAAATCGGCCTGCCGGATCCGCGATTCTTCATCTACTGGGATGACACGATTTACGGCTATCGTGCCAGCAAGGTCACCAACCCGATTGTGGTGCCGGATGTGGTGTTGCGACGCACGCGTGAGATTGGAAACTGGGATATAGCCGGCATGCGCCAGCTCAACTCCACGTCGGATATGAACCGCTACCACATCATGCGCAACCGTGGCTATATGGCCCGGTATTTCATGGTGTATGGCGATTTCCGTCCGATGCTTTTTGCTCTGGGTACTGTGCTCACCGCCATCAAGGAAGTCATTCGTCTGGTGATGGTGGATCGGGAGCATGTCAAGACCGGCTTGGTGCAGATCGTCAAAGGTTGGTGGGACTCGCGCAAGTTGATGCACGATCCTGATTGGAAGCCCATGCCGCCGCTGAAGTAG
- a CDS encoding YhbY family RNA-binding protein, protein MALTKKQIKQLRAMANSLKPLFYVGKNDLTESAVKQADETIEKHELIKCAVQDGSGLTAKEAAAELAEQLGAEVVQSIGNRFVLFRRSHRDDVEHIKLVRE, encoded by the coding sequence ATGGCATTGACCAAGAAACAAATCAAGCAGCTACGCGCAATGGCGAATTCGCTGAAGCCCCTGTTCTATGTGGGCAAGAACGATCTGACCGAATCGGCCGTCAAGCAGGCCGATGAAACCATCGAGAAGCATGAGCTCATTAAGTGCGCCGTACAGGATGGCTCAGGGCTCACAGCCAAGGAGGCCGCCGCGGAACTTGCCGAACAATTGGGCGCCGAAGTGGTACAGTCCATCGGCAACCGCTTCGTGCTCTTCCGCCGCTCCCACCGCGATGATGTGGAGCATATCAAGCTCGTACGCGAGTGA
- a CDS encoding response regulator has product MLPGLDGTEVARRIRQTSNVPRLNLYSRFSLRRLLRHGRAEVRRSLQARTVALAVILTLAVAIVFSGVSITSVCASLLNQITQQSRNDYSNMVQQTQTSLDAADVSSTVQVQQLVNDLASSLQSIGSPHDSIVISDIKAS; this is encoded by the coding sequence ATGCTGCCTGGTCTGGACGGCACAGAAGTGGCACGCCGTATCCGGCAGACCTCCAATGTGCCGCGTCTGAACCTCTATTCTCGGTTCAGCTTACGTCGCCTGCTGCGGCATGGTCGCGCCGAGGTCCGACGCTCGCTGCAGGCCCGTACCGTGGCGCTGGCCGTAATACTGACTTTGGCGGTGGCCATTGTGTTCTCCGGCGTATCCATCACGTCGGTGTGCGCCTCGCTGCTCAATCAGATTACGCAGCAGTCCCGGAACGACTATTCGAATATGGTGCAGCAGACCCAGACCAGTCTGGATGCGGCGGATGTCTCGTCAACGGTGCAGGTTCAACAGCTGGTCAATGATCTGGCGTCATCCCTGCAATCCATCGGAAGCCCGCACGATTCCATAGTCATTTCAGACATAAAGGCATCATAA
- a CDS encoding replication-associated recombination protein A — MSENDLFGAADAPESMTRPLAVRMRPRTLDEVIGQTQVLGQGSPLHRLANPASKGSLTAPSSVILFGPPGVGKTTLATIVAGQSGRVFEELSAVTSGVKDVRDVLTRAHERLVSRGQETVLFIDEVHRFSKSQQDALLPAVENRDVTFIGATTENPSFSVIKPLLSRSVVVKLESLEPNQLTELVQRALADERGLKGEVKATDEAVADIVRMAGGDARKSLTILEAAAGAVTGDEARKKGARRPIITPDIVSTVMDTATVRYDKDGDDHYDVISAFIKSMRGSDPDATIHYLARMLKAGEDPRFIARRIMIAASEEVGLAAPQILQVTVAAAQAVALVGMPEARIILAEAALAVATAPKSNAGYNAINQALADVDAGRIGAVPLYLRNAPTKLMKEWGNHEGYKYAHDWPGAVAPQEYLPEELRGTEYYHPNDRGYEHEVSQRLDRIRPILHGEAPDQK; from the coding sequence ATGAGCGAGAACGATTTGTTTGGGGCGGCCGATGCTCCGGAGTCGATGACCCGGCCGTTGGCGGTGCGCATGCGTCCACGCACGCTGGACGAGGTCATTGGCCAAACCCAAGTGCTTGGGCAGGGATCGCCCTTGCATCGTCTTGCCAATCCGGCCAGCAAAGGCAGCCTCACCGCACCAAGCTCCGTGATTCTATTCGGGCCTCCCGGCGTGGGCAAGACCACGCTCGCCACCATCGTTGCCGGACAATCCGGTCGTGTGTTTGAAGAACTGTCCGCCGTGACCTCCGGTGTCAAAGACGTGCGTGATGTGCTCACGCGCGCTCACGAACGGCTGGTGTCGCGTGGCCAGGAAACCGTGTTGTTCATCGACGAGGTGCACCGCTTCTCCAAGTCGCAGCAGGACGCCCTGCTGCCCGCCGTCGAGAACCGCGATGTCACCTTCATCGGCGCCACCACCGAAAACCCGAGCTTTTCCGTCATCAAGCCGCTGCTCTCACGCTCGGTAGTAGTCAAACTCGAGTCCTTGGAACCTAACCAGCTCACCGAACTGGTGCAACGGGCCCTAGCCGATGAACGCGGACTCAAGGGCGAAGTCAAGGCCACTGACGAAGCCGTGGCGGACATCGTGCGCATGGCCGGCGGCGACGCGCGGAAGTCCCTGACGATTCTGGAAGCGGCGGCCGGTGCGGTCACCGGTGATGAGGCTCGTAAGAAGGGCGCCCGCCGGCCTATCATTACCCCGGACATCGTGTCCACGGTAATGGACACCGCCACCGTGCGCTATGACAAGGATGGCGACGATCACTATGATGTGATCTCCGCGTTCATCAAATCGATGCGTGGCTCTGACCCGGATGCCACGATTCATTACCTGGCCCGTATGCTCAAGGCCGGTGAAGACCCCCGTTTCATCGCCCGGCGCATTATGATTGCCGCCAGCGAAGAGGTCGGCCTGGCCGCACCTCAGATACTGCAGGTCACTGTGGCGGCCGCACAGGCCGTGGCTTTGGTCGGTATGCCCGAGGCCCGCATCATTCTGGCCGAAGCCGCGCTCGCCGTGGCCACGGCTCCCAAGTCCAATGCCGGCTACAATGCCATTAATCAGGCGCTTGCCGATGTGGACGCCGGCAGAATTGGCGCGGTGCCGCTGTACCTGAGAAATGCTCCCACCAAACTCATGAAGGAATGGGGCAACCACGAGGGGTATAAGTACGCCCATGACTGGCCTGGCGCCGTGGCCCCGCAGGAATACTTGCCCGAGGAATTGCGTGGCACCGAGTATTATCATCCCAATGATCGCGGATACGAGCATGAGGTAAGTCAGCGTCTGGACAGAATCCGTCCGATACTGCATGGTGAAGCCCCCGACCAGAAGTGA
- a CDS encoding nitroreductase family protein, with protein MTEHTQLIDAVNIRTAVRTYDDEPIDDDTARQLEMALQPINLLGDLNIQLVRNQPKVFEANASGHLTNAANYLAIVGPKNDEEARERAGFYAERLVLTATLRGLGTLWVAGSWDKDEAAKHCRVASGQELYLGVVIGHPKNHLEYRAKSYEDLCEAQRTHRPTKSYEQFTATMGDEERDSAPAWFKAGVEAAMKAPSAMNRQPIMFSYNPADDTAAAHIDTTAGDEHHAMNDMGIAKLHFQIGAGQGQWAWGDGGLFIHK; from the coding sequence ATGACAGAACATACCCAACTTATTGATGCGGTCAACATTCGCACCGCCGTGCGTACCTATGATGACGAACCGATCGATGACGACACGGCCCGTCAGCTCGAGATGGCACTGCAGCCAATCAACCTGCTCGGCGATCTCAACATTCAGCTGGTGCGCAACCAGCCAAAGGTATTCGAGGCCAACGCCTCAGGCCATCTGACCAATGCGGCGAATTATCTGGCCATCGTTGGCCCCAAGAACGATGAGGAAGCCAGGGAACGCGCCGGCTTCTACGCCGAACGCCTGGTGCTTACCGCCACGCTGCGAGGTCTCGGCACACTGTGGGTCGCCGGCTCATGGGACAAGGACGAGGCCGCCAAGCACTGCCGTGTGGCATCCGGTCAGGAGCTCTATCTCGGTGTGGTCATCGGCCATCCCAAGAACCATCTGGAGTATCGGGCGAAATCCTATGAAGATCTCTGCGAGGCCCAGCGCACGCACCGGCCGACCAAATCGTATGAGCAGTTCACCGCCACGATGGGCGATGAAGAACGTGACTCAGCACCAGCGTGGTTCAAGGCCGGCGTCGAGGCTGCGATGAAGGCGCCGAGCGCCATGAACCGTCAGCCGATTATGTTTTCGTACAATCCAGCCGACGACACTGCCGCCGCGCATATCGACACCACAGCCGGTGACGAGCATCATGCGATGAACGACATGGGCATTGCCAAACTGCATTTCCAAATCGGCGCCGGCCAGGGCCAATGGGCATGGGGCGACGGAGGCCTATTCATCCATAAGTGA
- a CDS encoding D-2-hydroxyacid dehydrogenase — protein sequence MGIENAHKLIVNCLPLNESERQAFAKAARDVPQKFVGDESRRGDMVWSASVPEELRAEATAVIGNFPAGDAGQYKRLEWLQTFSAGVDAYVRPGVLPHGVMITNATGAYGRSVAEHMFAMMWAVMKNFGRYGFNQREHRWQDEGSALSPEGGIALVIGTGDIGSHFGRLAQSVGMHTFGVRRHPEVRAEGIEKMYGFERLDALLPLADVVVMAVPRSPQTHHLLDAARLGKLKSTAVVINAGRGDAIDADALAVALREGRIHGAGLDVTEPEPLPAEHPLWGEPRCLITPHVAGGNHLEETSEQIIRIALHNVSRYAKQQELLNLVSR from the coding sequence ATGGGGATCGAGAATGCGCATAAGCTGATTGTCAATTGCTTGCCACTGAACGAGTCCGAACGCCAGGCGTTCGCCAAGGCGGCGCGCGATGTGCCGCAGAAATTTGTTGGTGACGAATCCCGCCGTGGGGACATGGTGTGGTCAGCCAGCGTTCCCGAGGAATTGCGTGCCGAGGCCACTGCTGTTATCGGCAATTTCCCTGCCGGCGATGCCGGACAATACAAGCGTCTGGAATGGCTGCAGACGTTCAGCGCCGGTGTGGATGCTTATGTGCGTCCAGGCGTGTTGCCGCATGGAGTCATGATCACCAACGCCACCGGTGCCTATGGTCGTAGTGTCGCTGAGCACATGTTCGCCATGATGTGGGCCGTGATGAAGAATTTCGGCCGGTATGGTTTCAACCAGCGAGAGCACCGCTGGCAGGACGAGGGTTCCGCGCTGAGCCCTGAGGGTGGCATCGCACTGGTCATCGGCACTGGAGACATCGGCTCTCACTTCGGTCGACTGGCGCAGTCCGTAGGCATGCATACGTTTGGCGTGCGACGGCATCCGGAAGTACGTGCGGAAGGCATCGAGAAAATGTATGGATTCGAGCGCTTGGATGCTTTGCTGCCATTGGCGGATGTGGTGGTTATGGCGGTGCCGCGCTCTCCGCAGACCCACCACCTGTTGGACGCCGCCCGCCTGGGCAAGCTGAAGTCCACCGCCGTAGTTATTAACGCCGGAAGAGGTGATGCCATTGATGCTGACGCGTTGGCCGTGGCGCTGCGTGAGGGACGTATTCATGGTGCTGGATTGGACGTTACCGAACCTGAGCCATTGCCCGCCGAGCACCCGTTGTGGGGTGAGCCTCGCTGTCTGATTACGCCGCACGTGGCTGGAGGCAATCACTTGGAAGAAACCTCCGAGCAGATTATTCGTATTGCCCTGCACAATGTTTCTCGTTATGCCAAGCAGCAGGAATTGCTCAATCTCGTAAGTCGCTGA